A segment of the Amia ocellicauda isolate fAmiCal2 chromosome 5, fAmiCal2.hap1, whole genome shotgun sequence genome:
CTTTCCCCTGGATGTTTTCTTACAGCAGGCAAGACTTCATTGAACAAAAAACTGTCCTTCTGTCCTTCACGGGTCTATTTAGAAACTGAGGTTCAGTTTGAAACTCGCAGAAACCAAATCAAGCGCTCCTGCATGCGGAACGGTTTACGAACGTCATTAAAAAAGATTTGCCTCCATAGCGAGACCTTATCCACAGCTGATGTAATTATTTCTTCTCCCCCAGCCCCCGTCTTCATGCATGATCAAAGTCCGCTGCTAATGATGGCGAGACGGTGGAGAGAGCCGGACGCCTCAATGCGGCCTGGAGCGCATTGCAGGGCTGCGCTCCACACTCCAGCAGGAGAGCTGAGCTGGGGGGGAGGTTTGAAAGTTGGAAAACGAAATCTTCAAACCTCTCCGCTTCTTCGGTTCCTCTTTATCTTTTACATCCGAGGTGTCGCTTCAGAACACGGCGGCCAGGCGATCGCACAGAACAGCGGGGTTTAGGAGAATCTAACTTTTGCCGTCAACAAGTACGACCGGTGTTTTTCCCCTGTGCAGCTCAAGGAGATCAGACAACTGATTGAAGATGATGAGCCTCAGGTCTCATCCTCGGCTTCCTCTGCAGTTTTGATGAGATTGAAATGTGCCGTTCTCTCCGCTGGTCCATAAACTGCAGTGATGAGACCGAGCGCTGGGGGCTCCTGGTTCCACCTGTTGCTGTCGTGGGGGATTTTCACATTTCTTTTTGCATATTGTTTGAAGTGATTTAATTGATGCACTTCAAAAGCACTGGCAAACGGAGAAAGACAAAGAACAAGGCGGCCGTGGAAGTGCAGAGCTTCTGGTGGACTGCAGAGATGGGCCTTGGATCTCCGTGCGGCAAGAATTttagaaagtaaaataaaagccTTGACGATTTGATGAGCTTCCACCAGGTTGGGAGTGTGGAGTTGTCTGAGGCgcaatttaagttgctaatctGTTTCCAGTAGATCTGGCagatttcaatattttttcttaatttttgtcTTTTACAGCTTCATTTGTCTGTTCGATCTGCACTCAAAGTCCTGCGTCATGTAATGTGTTTGAGGCTCAAGGTTTTTATTTGGTTGTGGCAAAAGTAACATGAAATTTGACACCTTagtgcatttaaaacattaaaaccacaaaaacaatACTTCAAGGTAACATAACATAGCCTACTGGGGTGGGGGTGTCTGTAGAAGGTGAAGGGGAATGTGCTGATCCATCCCCAGGACCAATTCAGATGGACCTTCCCAACAGTTGAGGTGGGTTTATACTGAAGATCCAGCAGCGTAATCCGatcatctgaaaataaatacgGGATTGAATAAATAAGAAATCGAGCCTCAATTGAATATTTGCTTTGGGAGCAGCTGTGGAAGACTGTGGTCAGGGCGCACAGATCAGTATTCACAGGCCTCACCACGACGGCAGGGTCGGGGGTGCGGGGAGATCAAAGCCCGAGTCTGGCTTCTGTGACGTCACGCTGCAGCGAGGTGTGCATGCCGATGCATCCAGACGCGCCTAGAGTGTGAAGCTGTCAAACTCCATTACACTTCATTTACACTTCATTTACCACCGCACCTCCTTCATGATACACAACTGaatatgtgtgtttttctaGCAGTACTCCGGTTCGCATCAGCGATGGTGTGTGAGGGTGCAGCTGTACTATCTAAAGCAGAGGGTTAGTGGTACTGTGGCAGAAGCAGAGATGAATCGCGGTGTACATGTAGTTCGAGTGTATGTAGGTCACAATCTGATCGTTTGTAGCGTAAGGATGAATCCCTTATGCGTCAAGGGACTTTTAATACTTTCATACTTGCTAAGGCTTTGAAACCAGCGGCGACAGCGAGCGAGACAGTGTATCGGTCAGGTACTGCAACGTGGCGACAGAAGAGCCCCTGATCTTTCATCCATACAGTGCGGCTGCTTGTGATGTTACCGGTCCTGCTTCACTCGTTAACAGTGTCGGCTGATTCACAGAGGTTGATGCGTGACGACTCTACCTAGACTAACTCAACACTGAGTGTCGAACTGGGTCTGCGGAACCAGCCCTGTGACACCCCCATCTTCCCCAGTGCGCATGAGCGCCGCCGGTGAGCACCACGTGTGTGCTCTGGCACCTGTCGGATGCTCTCCAGGTCCTGTTCCTGTCCGACAGTTTCGGCTCTCCTGTACTGCACACTTCTGCTGTTACAGGACTTCTGTTGTGAAACAGATGAATCGGTTTTAAAGGCTAATGTATGATcagttatgatgatgatgagtatTTTGCCATTGCCCATTTTGCTAGAGAGTGGGAGGGAACAATGGAAATCGTGTTCATCCATtagctaataataatagtgatgcTGCAAGAGAACAAAGCTCACCAATAAATCACATTGTAAACGGTTCCCACAGTGGGATCCATGTTTTCAGGTCATATTAACCTGCACACGCGTGTGGAGGTGCATCCACGCAGGAGCCCGTCTCTCGGTTCAGTGCCTACAGTAACAATATCTtcttatatttaatacaaagtacaCATCCAAACTGCAATACCTAATCCATAAATCTCCCCAATGCATCTTCAGTGGATTGTCCTACAAAGTGACACATGATTGAATTAAAGTGCTTTTAGTTGAATATACAGCAGCTCTGCCTCACGTACTGCAGTGTCTTTCCTTCTGCTCTTCCATCAGCATGTCTGTCCTGTTCCTTCTGATTAATAACAGCGCTGGAAATAGGTACTGCTCATTTCCCGGATTGTTAGTTTACTTCATAAACGAAGGAAtgaaatacatgaatatttgattgatttatCAGCAGTACTGTTATAACCACTATTCCTATTAAACATGCATAAATGATAGTATGAGTAATAATATGAATTGCTTCGGGCTGCTGCGCTCTTTGTGCAGCAATAGGTCATATTCGTCGGTATCGATTTAGTGGCTGGTCGAAATGATCATTAAATCAATATGATCATTAAAGCATGCATGCGTCGTACGGTTATAATATATGCTGCACCCCCCTCTGCTGTGTCCCAGGAAGAAACTCCCTCGCCTTCATCATGAATGTGCCAGACTGTCGCTGAGAAATGTCACGACCCAGTTAGACAGCAGTGCGAGCGGGACTGTGCGTGTGGCCGCCCTGgctgttcctctctctctctctctctctctctctctctctctctctctctctctctctctctctctcctccctctctcctcggCGTCATTCCCGTCTGCCGGGCTGTGCGCGTCTCGGCGCGGCCGGTGACCCAGATAAGCCGCAGCGGACGGCGGGTGGCGGCGAGTCTCCTGCGCAGAAGTGAGTGCTTTCTGTGACGTGCGGGTGTGTCCGAGGGTCCGCTCCCTCGCAGCGCTGCGGACACAGCGCACCGTGCCGGCCATCACGCAGTGTAGGTGtttgtgcttgtttgtttgtttgtttgtttgtgtggcaTGTAACAACAAAAGCTGCTTGCATGTATAATGAAAAAGTATAATTTTGCAGAGGGTTTGATCTGTAATCCACAAACCAATTCCAACATTATACTTTTTCAAGCACATAACTCAGAGCTCAACCTGGTttattaatgtatgcatttgcAAGGGTTTAATTTACAAACTATATGgtactttcagatttgttttctccGTGCCCCACTTTACTAGGAATGCCTTTTTTCCTAGATTTCATAAAGTGTTAGTGTTGGTGGTTATGCTgctgttaatttaattatttacagtAATACATATGCAACATGCCGAGAGTAGAATAATTTACTGTCTTGGCGATGGCTTCTTAAACTTTTTATAAGATCTAGGTTATAGTTAACATATATGTGAAGTTAGTAATGCAATTTAAATGTCATGTATGTACTATTCCACTCCCAATTGCTATTCTTATATAATGCCATTACAGAACTCAGCCTGTACTTTAGAGGCATGGATCAAGCCTGCAATGCTTATTTCTATGAATTGATGTCGTGCAAACATTTTGTTTCCTGtgcatttagttttatttgCTGAAAGAGCTGCAAATGCTGGCATTCCTCCTCGCAGTTCCTTCGGATCCGAATAACTGGGTTGAGTTTCTCCCAGGTGTGCCTTGCTCTCCCCACTGCAGGGTCTCTCCTGGCCGCCCATACCAGCCCTAACTGGGGCAGGATTTCTCATATATTACCCATCCCCTAAAAATAGCTGCCGTGTACTTTACGGCATTTTTTAGAGAAGTCCCAGGAAACTTTGCTGCCGTGACAAACTGCATCTCTACTGCGATGTTGGATCTTTTCCACAGGTCAGTGTCCGCATAGCTGTACCAGACTCTGGTCTCTTTTCCCATTGCATGTGTTGTGATCTGTACTGTGCCACTCCCTGCtttactacactttactgtgctttTACCTCAGCTCCtttcacagtacacacacaaactcctTAGGGGTGGGACGTGCCTGCCTGTGTAGCCCAGCATTAGACTGGCATTGTTGTTTCACTGCCCAGTACAAGCCGGTACCATAAACGAGGTGTGGTGTCCATGAATGCATTTTGGAGCCACTGTCTCCCAGAGGCGATCGCAGCGGGGATGTGAAGAGTGCATCTCCACCTGGCATCAAGAGCTCTGCACGGAAACTGCACTGCTGGGCTTGTTCTGGGTAAGTCTTATTCCTCCTCTTTCTACCTCTTGGAATAAAAGTTGCGTCCAGTGTATTTAGCCTATTTTCGGTGGTTTTGTCGTTCACTGCGATGCAGACGTGGGTCTGAGGGAGGAGGGTTGCCATGGACATGGTGCTGGCATGGCTTTGCTGGGGACTGAGCAATTAGCATAACGATCAAAACGCgcaggtgtgcagtgcagggaGACTGGAGAGCTACAGGCCAGATCTGGGACGGCAGGAAAGTCTCGCACACGCGGTCTCGGTGGGCCGCTGCAGTGGAGGAGGGAGTGGAGACCCAGATGAAAAGCCAAATTACTGAGCGTCGTGGGAGTGTGGAGCAACGGCCCCAGCCACGCTCTGAGGCTGACTCCTTGGATGTGATTCTGGGATCAATATGTTTCTGTCAACGTCGAGAATTGCCTCCTGTCAGACAGGTCTTACGGCTGTGGGGTCGCCGATTATCAGACCTTTTCCGAGAGTGGGAAGGATGGATTGGTTCATTGATTGCGGTACAGAAGACAATCCTTTCTGTTTATGAAAATCAATGCCCAGGCAGGCCCGGAGACACAGCCCCCCCGCCTGAACCAGGGCCCGCCACTCCGAGTCCAGTCAAGTGATGCTTTCTAAACCCATTATTAGCAGCCAGCGAGCGGGGGGGGGGCGAGGAAACCGACGCGCTACTGAAAACTGTCATTGTTTCTATGGCAACCCACCCAGGCGCGTCAGCCACTTTGTGGGCAGTAGATTGGGAAGTTTCTATCCttcccttttttcccctcttccaCGCAGCGCTGGGTGCCGTTTGATCCTCTCTCTTCAAAGGCGCCTGGAGTGGCTGGCCATACCGCAGGGAACAGGATTAAATAGCGATGGCGATAAGGGTTGCCCTGTGATGCGGGGTCCCTGTGGTGTAGGAGACCACACCATTTAACACAGCGCAGTGTGTCAAATCCAGTTTACTGGGGGGGGTTGGTCTGTGCTGTTCAGACTGTGAGTGTTTAACTTTGATGTAAATAATTAAAGGAAACCGGAACACTTttttcctccccccccccacttccCTCGTGTCAGGTTTGACGCATTGAGAACATTACaaactccacactgctgccacaGAGACTGGGAGACAGAAATAGTCGCTGAGCAGATCGGGTGTGTGGGAGGAATCCATGGAGTCTGTGCAAAATCCTTTAATTACAACACCACAATAACACACTTACACAATCAAACACATCGCTAATCCGCGGTTCAGAGCTCAGGCTGGAACTTTAATGCGGGCCTAactggttttattttcatgtcaGCGAGTTTGCAAAGAGGCGTGTGGGGGGGATTCCTTGTGTTCAACAGAACAAACATGTAGTATGATTTATTCTTCATGAATTCTCCTGTCAGGAAAAAAGTTGTCAACCTGTCGTTTATGAATCCAATGAGATGGTTAGGAGGGAGCTGAGCTGGAACAAAATCCACAAGTCACTATGGTCCTCCAGGAGCCGAACTGTGGCCCCTTGTGCTTCACAATCACACATCGCTTCCAAGGATACAGAGTTTCTCGGTACAGAAAAGCAGCTAAGAACACCCTGTGCTTGATGTCTAATCATCTTCCTGCCTGTCAGCTGTCACTTCAGTTGTCTTACTGTCTGCTCTGGGAGAGGTCCACAGCTCTACAGTGAGCGGGCGGGAGGAAGGAGatgaagaaagacaaaagaTTTTCTCTCGCTTTCCAGGCCTGCACAAGAGACCAGAGGACGCCCGGACGAGTCCCTCTCTCGCTGGGGCCAGCCTTCCCTTCGCGCTCTCCCCCGGGACATGGGCGCCGCCTCCTGCTCCCCTCAGCGTCGGTGACGTCCGGGAGGTCTGTGGGATTGTGGGAATGGCCGCGGCGGCCACACAGGAGTTCCGCTGGCAGAGCCTGGCTCCTCTGCCTGGCGGCCGGGTGTACCACTCCCTGGCTGAGGCCGGGGGGCAGCTGCTGGCGGTGGGCGGCTGCGACGAGACGGGGCGGCCCCTGACCACGCTGGAGATGTACTCCCCTGAGGTGGAGCAGTGGGTCAGCCTGCCCCCCATGCCCACCCCTCGAGCGGGAGCCGCCACCGCCGTCCTGGGCAAGCAGCTGCTGGTGGTCGGGGGGGTGGGGAAAGACCAGCGCCCTCTGAAGGCCGTGGAGGTGTACAACACCGAGGAGGGCCAGTGGAGGAAGAGGAGCTCGCTGAGAGAGGCTGCCATGGGCGTGTCCTTGACTGTGAAAGGTGAGAGACGGACGGACAGACTGAGGGACGGACAGACGGACAGGGCTGCCGCACACGACACAGCAGAGAGGACTTGAGGGTCCGCTGTTGAGTGAGGTTTTCACACTGGCTTCACAGCCAGTAGCAGTGAATAGAgggggttgtgtgtgagagtgaaatGTGTTAAACGCGGCTCAGGAGCCCCGCGGTGGCCGGGCGGTTCTCACtgtctctgtgctctgtgctctccgCAGATGGCAGGGTGTTCGCggtgggggggatggggggggacCTGCTGCCCCGGAGCCTCCTCCAGCAGTACGACCCGCGCAAGGACATGTGGGTGTCGCTGCCAGCCATGCCCACCCCCCGCTACGACACCAGCACCCACCTGCAGGGCAGCCGCATCTACGTGGCaggtaagagagtgagtgagagagtgagagagcgtgagagagagtgagggggtGAGAGTCAGTTGCAGTGAATCAGGCTTCTGTCTGGTCACATGACCTTGGCCATTTCCAGCACCGCGATGAGGAAAGGGAAGAGGCAAAGTGCGCAACACTGAGAGGAGATGGAGTCCCTCGCCTGTGACGCGTGCAGACAAACCCACGAGGATTGCCGTTCTGGGACTTGAACTGTTGCTTCAAGGCTTTTGTTGAACCATTGCAGCACTTATAGGCCGTCATGGTTAAAGGAGACTGCTCAGTGTAATTGTAATAATTACTAGTAGTAGTATCATTACTATTATAATTTTCTATTATAAAAAAACACGGCTTGTTGGTGGTGATGTGACACATGATCCTCCTAGCCTCCTCTGAGTGTTGCGCTCTCTCTATCCCCatcgtttctctctctctctctctctctctctctctctctctctcaggtgggcggcagtgtaaacgctcggTCAAGGCATTCGAGGTGTACGACATCGAGAGCCGGTCCTGGACCTCCCTTCCCAGCATGCCCTGCAAGCGGGCGTACTCGGGGCTGGTGTGGGACGGAGAGGGGCAGCTGTACAGCCTGGGGGGGCTGCGGCAGGGGGGCACCCACCAGCGGCCCAAATTCACCAAGAATGTCAACGTCTTCGACTCGCAGCAAGGTGACTGTCCCACAGAGGGACACGAGCAGACGCAGACGCAGGCACAGGCACACACCTGACTCGTATCACTTCTTCAGTTTAGCTGAGCTTGCCCACTGGTCATAGTGCGTACACTGACCTTTTAACAATGTGATAGTTGATGTGATCGTAACAGGCATATCAAATGAGAATACAGGACTGTCTTCCTCCCCAGTAAATAGGTGGCTCGTTACAATGATGTCCAACTGCATTTAAGGAGATATGAAAAAGCACAGAAATCTTTCTAGGTCAGAGAGTGAAAAAGAAGCCTCAATGCACCGTGTGTGCCGTGTTTACATAACATGCTTTCAAGGTCTCGTACTGATCAGGAGTGGTTGACGTTACTAGAATGATAAGGAAACTTTGCACATCGGGGCTGTTCGTGAAGGGCAGATATTTGTACATTGTAGAAAGATAAATGGCACAAATGGTTATTCAGAAAGGGTGAAGAATTATCCCTTTCCTCAATTAAAATACTGCGCCTCGCTGGGTTTGGCCAGAAATGTAATTAGACTCTTGGGCCTCTGTGATCCTTTTATGGATGAATCCCAAAATGGAGACCTTTTAAAAAAGCGAAGAATTTGGGCTGTGTGTGCAAATAATAGCATGAGCCGGAGGAGCAGTGAAGTGTGTGGACTCGTGCTTTGTGATGAGCTTCAAGGGACAACCTGTGAAATCCCCTTCATACTGCTGTCAGAAAGAACCAGAAACCAATTTGTGTTCGTCCCTGAGACAGGTTGTGTCTCCACACCGTCAGACGTCACGACGCTGTACCAGTCCCACAGATCCTGCTTTGGAGCGCTATGTTCTGCTGTGTTGATTGTGTAAAATGTGTTGTTCAAACATAACGAGACCTCTACTGTCATGACGCATGCCTGGCCCTCTCTCGTCTGCAGGGCAGTGGCTGAAGTCGGAGGAAACGGTGCCCATGAAGACCAAGCGGGCCGACTTCGTGGCCGCCGTCCTGCGAGGGAGGGTGGTGGTGGCCGGGGGCCTGGGTGAGAGACGGCATCTTCACTGTGTGGGGGTGGGCTcggcaaaaatacaaaaaccctGTAGGGAAAATGTTGGGTCTTTTTGTTAGTTAGGTACGTTTTAAAATAATCACAGACCAACATAACATGTATCGATTCTAGGATACAGATATTGCATATATAGTAACTATTACATTCAACCATAAGTAGCAGCACTTCCAGTTGTACAGACGAGAATGTTTACCTGAACCTGCTGGGAGAACACGTgagcacagccgctcttctatACTATTGGATTTGATCTTAATACCATGTCTCCTAGGTAAAAACCGTTTTGAGTGGTACTTTAATCAGGAGGAACCAGTTCATTGTCATATAGCACAATGGAATGTCACGA
Coding sequences within it:
- the klhdc8a gene encoding kelch domain-containing protein 8A, which translates into the protein MAAAATQEFRWQSLAPLPGGRVYHSLAEAGGQLLAVGGCDETGRPLTTLEMYSPEVEQWVSLPPMPTPRAGAATAVLGKQLLVVGGVGKDQRPLKAVEVYNTEEGQWRKRSSLREAAMGVSLTVKDGRVFAVGGMGGDLLPRSLLQQYDPRKDMWVSLPAMPTPRYDTSTHLQGSRIYVAGGRQCKRSVKAFEVYDIESRSWTSLPSMPCKRAYSGLVWDGEGQLYSLGGLRQGGTHQRPKFTKNVNVFDSQQGQWLKSEETVPMKTKRADFVAAVLRGRVVVAGGLGNQPSVLDSTEAYHPGRRKWERLPPMATPRCSASCIVIADRLQVVGGVNQSPSPAHEVLYLKEEGSL